Proteins encoded together in one Streptomyces sp. NA04227 window:
- a CDS encoding type I polyketide synthase, translated as MPAGEERFVEALRASLKEVESLRARTRELTAAAHEPVAIVAMGCRFPGGVRSAADLWELVANGTDAVSAFPTDRGWRTEALFDPDPDRPGHTYAVEGAFLDDAAEFDADLFGISPREAAAMDPQQRLLLETAWETFERAGVDPGGLKGQAVGAFVGSVLMTSGGGGGTGESAEGHHVTGGAASVLSGRLAYTFGLEGPAMTVDTACSASLTAVHLAVQSLRQRECGMALAGGAAVMTTPGIFVEFSRQRGLAADGRCKAFAGAADGTGWGEGVGLVLLERLSDARRNGHPVLAVVRGSAVNQDGASNGLTAPNGPSQQRVIRQALASARLSADLIDVVEAHGTGTTLGDPIEAQALLATYGQERSVERPLWLGSIKSNLGHTQGAAGIAGLIKMVMAMRHGVLPPTLHVDEPTPHVDWSSGAVRLLTEAREWPHTGRPRRAGVSSFGVSGTNAHVILEQAPLRDGESITSADNAEPGPAGSGTLRAADPDPDPTGADTSRETEDPAATATDARLTSVAPTPAALPTPVLPTPVPLVISARGERALRDQAERLTDHVRSRPGARVADLGWSLATTRAALDTRAVVWARDRDEMLAGLTALAEERPLSGLVQGATAEGGRAFLFSGQGSQRAGMGRELAEAFPVFAEALDEVAGHLDPYLDRPLRDVLYATEGTPTAALLERTSYTQPGLFAYEVALFRLLAHWGLTPDLLLGHSVGEVAAAHVSGVLSLPDACALVAARGRLMQEVPGDGAMVAVQATEAEILPEVAADAERLALAAVNGPVSVVVSGAERAVLDLAERWRGKGRKTRRLRVSHAFHSPHMAGMLEEFGRVVKTLAFHPPGIPIVSDVTGDIATEDELCAPEYWVRHARETVRFRDGMRRLVAAGMRTYLEVGPSGTLTAMAQDCLAEAPRNTRAVLIPAGRAGRPEADSVRAAVAEAFVHGAPVDWPRFFTDTGARRVDLPTYPFQRRRYPWSTAGSDTPEVTSVGLVGLEHPLLGASLDLADSQGLVLTGVLSRRTEAWLADHVMLGAVLVPGTAVVEMALRAGAEAGCRRLLELTQEAPLALPERGALRLQVRVGPAGDDGHRPVGVYSQDEDARTGTPDGPAGPDGARGSDGAGWSDGAGGSDGPETGWVCHARGVLAPETVAAPPGPGQAWPPADAEPVSLEGFYERMAREGFAYGPAFRGLTRAWRLGDAVFAEIVLPDVARSGAHGYGLHPAQFDAALHAALLTGEAPGQIADQETSTAGGQAQQQVRVPFAWHDVFFHGAGAGTPVLRARLAPAGTDAVSLTLWDEHGAPVASAGSLVTRPVSVHQLKATRTRDTLFHVEWVEQAPVPSAPDTSRPTLAVLGNGHGRDNGHGRDHGRDLADRLAATAHTDLSALVSAIASGAPAPDLVYLPCHSDPAPSFAPGRGTDAAVEAGSGAEPGAGRGGSLLHPLDEGAARGPDDRAGAAKSLAGYVLDVLRAWLAESRLHSARLVVVTRGAMSVVADERVTDVAAAAVWGLVRAAQAEHPGRFLLVDVDGEAESAAALAGVTATATATEEPQLALRADRVFVPRLARGTPPGALVPPAGVREWRVDRGGDTVDDLVLTPCPEAAAPLAPGKVRVAVRAAGLNFRDVVMVLGMVPDRRALGGEIAGVVTEVGPEVSELAPGDRVFGLAAGCLGPVAVVDHRLIARIPQGWSYAQAASVPVTFLTAYEGLVDLADVRPGESVLVHAAAGGVGMAAVQLARHLGAEVYATASPGKWDAVRALGIDDAHLASSRTAEFEERFTALSGGGSGPRGGRIDVVLNSLVRELTDASLRLVRPGGRFVEMGKTDVRDADEVAARHGVAYRAFDLMDAGPERIAVMLAEIVELFERGRLRPVPVTAWDVRQAPAAFRFLAQARHVGKVVLTMPPEWDPAGTALITGGCGGLGAEVARHLVRTRRVAHLVLAGRRGPDAEGAAELVAELTAAGATTVRAVACDVADRAAVADLLASVPAAHPLTAVVHAAGVLDDGVLESMSPGRLDTVFGPKADGAWHLHELTRDADLAAFVVFSSAAGTVGAHGQANYAAANAFLDALAEHRHDLGLPATSLAWGRWSDAGGMASRPGVPGQSTRPVPPGVAGRTERHGLPSLPAPPGPAARSASTGRDRAGHTHAGGLSTEEGLALFDEALAAGRPVWVPARLDRKELRAAAEDGTLPALLRGLAQVGETAAVPGRAAALLERLATLAPEDRGAAVLELVRGQVALVLGHTAPGNVAPQRPFQELGFDSLTAVELRNRLGAATGLTLPTTLVFDHPTPAALTEYVEAELMSRLGSPADAVLNRLDDWAAHLAATPLDDGDRQRVADRLRTIALRYGERVPAQDRTGDAQDGTGGAQDDGTTVADGLDLATDEEVIDFISKELGIS; from the coding sequence ATGCCCGCCGGTGAGGAGAGGTTCGTCGAGGCGTTGCGGGCCTCGCTGAAGGAGGTCGAATCGCTGCGCGCCCGTACGCGCGAACTGACGGCCGCGGCCCACGAACCGGTGGCGATCGTGGCGATGGGCTGCCGCTTCCCCGGAGGGGTGCGCTCCGCGGCGGACCTGTGGGAGCTGGTGGCCAACGGAACCGACGCCGTCTCGGCCTTCCCCACCGACCGGGGCTGGCGCACCGAGGCACTCTTCGACCCGGATCCCGACCGGCCCGGGCACACCTATGCCGTCGAAGGCGCCTTCCTCGACGACGCCGCCGAGTTCGACGCGGACCTGTTCGGGATCAGCCCGCGCGAGGCGGCGGCGATGGACCCCCAGCAGCGGCTCCTCCTGGAGACCGCGTGGGAGACCTTCGAACGTGCCGGGGTCGACCCCGGCGGCCTGAAGGGCCAGGCTGTCGGCGCCTTCGTCGGCTCGGTCCTCATGACCAGTGGCGGCGGGGGCGGAACCGGTGAGAGCGCCGAGGGGCACCACGTCACCGGGGGCGCCGCCAGTGTGCTGTCGGGCCGCCTGGCCTACACCTTCGGCCTCGAAGGTCCGGCGATGACCGTCGACACGGCGTGCTCGGCGTCGTTGACCGCGGTGCACCTCGCCGTGCAGTCACTCCGGCAGCGCGAGTGCGGCATGGCGCTCGCCGGTGGCGCCGCGGTGATGACAACTCCGGGAATCTTCGTGGAGTTCAGTCGTCAGCGGGGGCTTGCCGCGGATGGGCGGTGCAAGGCGTTCGCGGGGGCTGCGGATGGTACGGGGTGGGGTGAGGGTGTCGGGCTCGTGCTGTTGGAGCGGTTGTCGGATGCGCGGCGGAATGGGCATCCGGTACTGGCCGTGGTGCGGGGTTCGGCGGTGAATCAGGACGGGGCGTCGAATGGGTTGACGGCCCCTAATGGTCCTTCGCAGCAGCGGGTGATTCGGCAGGCGTTGGCGTCGGCGCGGTTGTCCGCGGATTTGATCGATGTGGTGGAGGCGCACGGGACGGGTACGACGCTTGGCGATCCCATCGAGGCGCAGGCATTGCTCGCTACGTACGGTCAAGAGCGTTCGGTGGAGCGGCCGTTGTGGCTGGGGTCGATCAAGTCGAACCTCGGCCACACCCAGGGCGCGGCGGGTATCGCCGGGCTGATCAAAATGGTCATGGCGATGCGGCATGGTGTGCTGCCGCCGACGCTGCATGTGGATGAGCCGACGCCGCATGTGGACTGGTCGTCGGGTGCGGTCCGGCTGCTGACCGAGGCGCGGGAGTGGCCGCACACCGGCCGTCCGCGCCGAGCCGGGGTGTCCTCCTTCGGCGTCAGCGGCACCAACGCCCACGTGATCCTGGAACAGGCGCCCCTGCGCGACGGCGAGTCGATCACCTCAGCCGACAACGCTGAGCCGGGTCCAGCCGGTTCGGGCACCCTGAGGGCCGCCGATCCGGATCCGGATCCGACCGGCGCGGACACCTCGCGGGAGACCGAGGATCCGGCCGCCACCGCTACGGATGCCCGGTTGACCTCTGTAGCGCCGACCCCCGCAGCGCTGCCGACGCCCGTACTGCCGACCCCCGTACCACTGGTGATCTCGGCGCGTGGCGAACGCGCACTCCGGGATCAGGCGGAGCGGCTGACCGACCACGTCCGCTCCCGGCCCGGCGCGCGTGTCGCTGATCTCGGCTGGTCCCTGGCCACCACGCGGGCGGCCCTCGACACACGCGCCGTGGTGTGGGCGCGCGACCGGGACGAGATGCTCGCGGGGTTGACGGCGCTGGCCGAGGAGCGCCCTCTTTCCGGTCTGGTGCAGGGCGCCACCGCCGAGGGCGGGCGGGCGTTCCTCTTCTCCGGGCAGGGGAGCCAGCGCGCGGGCATGGGGCGCGAACTGGCCGAGGCCTTCCCGGTGTTCGCCGAGGCGCTCGACGAGGTCGCGGGCCACCTGGACCCGTATCTCGACCGGCCGCTGCGGGATGTCCTGTACGCCACCGAGGGGACGCCGACGGCGGCGCTCCTGGAGCGGACCTCCTACACCCAGCCGGGGCTGTTCGCGTACGAGGTCGCGCTGTTCCGGCTGCTCGCGCACTGGGGGCTCACCCCAGACCTGCTGCTCGGCCACTCCGTCGGCGAAGTGGCGGCCGCGCATGTCTCGGGAGTCCTGTCCTTGCCGGACGCATGCGCGCTGGTCGCCGCGCGGGGCCGTCTCATGCAGGAGGTTCCCGGCGACGGTGCCATGGTCGCGGTGCAGGCCACGGAGGCGGAGATCCTGCCCGAAGTGGCCGCGGACGCCGAGCGGTTGGCCCTCGCCGCCGTCAACGGACCCGTATCGGTCGTGGTGTCGGGGGCCGAGCGCGCGGTGCTCGACCTCGCCGAGCGCTGGCGCGGCAAGGGGCGCAAGACGCGACGGCTTCGCGTCAGCCATGCCTTCCACTCTCCCCACATGGCCGGAATGCTCGAGGAGTTCGGCCGGGTCGTGAAGACGCTGGCCTTCCACCCGCCGGGCATTCCGATCGTCTCGGACGTCACCGGGGACATCGCCACCGAGGACGAGCTGTGCGCGCCGGAGTACTGGGTGCGCCACGCTCGGGAGACCGTGCGTTTCCGGGACGGGATGCGTCGGCTGGTCGCCGCGGGGATGCGTACGTATCTGGAGGTCGGGCCGTCCGGGACGCTGACGGCGATGGCACAGGACTGCCTCGCCGAGGCACCGCGGAACACCCGCGCGGTGCTGATCCCGGCGGGCCGGGCCGGACGCCCGGAGGCCGACTCGGTGCGCGCGGCGGTGGCCGAGGCCTTCGTCCACGGTGCACCGGTGGACTGGCCTCGCTTCTTCACCGACACCGGCGCCCGCAGGGTGGATCTGCCCACCTACCCCTTCCAGCGCCGCCGTTACCCATGGAGCACGGCGGGCTCCGACACCCCCGAGGTGACATCGGTCGGTCTCGTCGGCCTCGAACACCCGCTGCTCGGCGCCTCGTTGGACTTGGCGGACTCCCAGGGCCTCGTACTGACCGGAGTCCTGTCACGACGTACCGAGGCCTGGCTCGCGGACCACGTCATGCTCGGCGCCGTACTCGTACCCGGTACGGCCGTCGTCGAAATGGCGCTCCGCGCCGGGGCCGAGGCCGGCTGCCGCCGCCTGCTGGAGCTGACCCAGGAGGCACCGCTGGCACTGCCCGAACGCGGCGCCCTGCGACTCCAGGTACGCGTGGGACCCGCGGGGGACGACGGCCACCGTCCGGTGGGCGTGTACTCACAGGACGAGGACGCCCGGACCGGCACACCGGACGGACCCGCAGGGCCTGATGGAGCCCGAGGGTCCGATGGGGCCGGATGGTCTGATGGCGCCGGAGGGTCCGATGGACCGGAAACGGGATGGGTGTGCCACGCGCGTGGTGTGCTCGCCCCCGAGACGGTCGCCGCACCACCCGGTCCCGGTCAGGCGTGGCCGCCCGCCGACGCGGAGCCCGTATCGCTCGAAGGGTTCTACGAGCGGATGGCGAGGGAGGGCTTCGCGTACGGCCCGGCCTTCCGGGGGCTCACCCGGGCCTGGCGGCTCGGCGACGCGGTGTTCGCCGAGATCGTGCTGCCCGACGTGGCGCGCTCCGGTGCGCACGGATACGGCCTCCACCCGGCGCAGTTCGACGCCGCGTTGCACGCGGCACTCCTCACCGGGGAGGCCCCCGGGCAGATCGCCGACCAGGAGACGTCGACGGCGGGCGGGCAGGCGCAGCAGCAGGTACGGGTGCCGTTCGCGTGGCACGACGTGTTCTTCCACGGCGCGGGCGCGGGCACGCCGGTCCTGCGCGCGCGACTGGCCCCGGCCGGAACGGACGCCGTGTCGCTCACCCTGTGGGACGAACACGGCGCCCCGGTCGCCTCGGCGGGCTCGCTTGTCACCCGCCCCGTCTCCGTGCACCAACTGAAGGCCACCCGTACCCGCGACACCCTGTTCCACGTCGAGTGGGTGGAGCAGGCTCCCGTCCCTTCGGCGCCGGACACGAGTCGCCCCACCCTCGCCGTACTCGGCAACGGGCACGGCCGCGACAACGGCCACGGCCGCGACCACGGCCGCGACTTGGCAGACCGCCTCGCGGCCACCGCCCACACCGATCTCAGCGCGCTCGTATCGGCGATCGCCTCCGGTGCGCCCGCGCCGGACCTGGTGTACCTCCCGTGCCACAGCGACCCCGCCCCCTCCTTCGCCCCCGGCCGGGGCACGGACGCGGCTGTGGAAGCGGGCAGCGGAGCCGAACCCGGAGCCGGAAGGGGCGGGAGCCTGCTCCACCCACTCGACGAGGGAGCAGCGCGCGGCCCCGACGATCGGGCAGGCGCCGCCAAGTCCCTTGCCGGGTATGTGCTCGACGTGCTCCGGGCGTGGCTCGCGGAGTCCCGGCTGCACTCGGCTCGGCTGGTCGTGGTGACCCGTGGCGCGATGTCCGTCGTGGCCGACGAACGGGTCACCGATGTGGCGGCGGCCGCCGTCTGGGGGCTGGTCCGTGCGGCGCAGGCGGAGCATCCGGGGCGGTTCCTCCTCGTCGACGTGGACGGGGAGGCCGAATCGGCGGCCGCCCTGGCCGGGGTGACGGCGACGGCGACTGCGACGGAGGAACCCCAACTCGCGCTCCGTGCGGACCGGGTGTTCGTCCCCAGGCTGGCTCGCGGCACGCCGCCGGGAGCGCTTGTGCCTCCGGCAGGGGTCCGGGAGTGGCGGGTCGACCGGGGCGGCGACACCGTCGACGACCTGGTCCTCACCCCCTGCCCGGAAGCCGCCGCGCCGCTCGCGCCGGGAAAGGTCCGGGTCGCGGTGCGTGCCGCGGGCCTCAACTTCCGGGACGTCGTGATGGTCCTCGGCATGGTGCCCGACCGCCGGGCGCTGGGCGGCGAGATCGCGGGCGTCGTCACCGAGGTGGGACCGGAGGTCAGCGAACTCGCCCCCGGGGACCGGGTGTTCGGCCTCGCGGCGGGCTGCCTCGGCCCGGTGGCCGTCGTCGACCACCGCCTGATCGCGCGGATTCCGCAGGGCTGGTCGTACGCGCAGGCCGCCTCCGTCCCCGTCACGTTCCTCACCGCCTACGAGGGCCTGGTGGACCTGGCCGACGTACGGCCCGGAGAGTCGGTGCTCGTACACGCGGCGGCGGGCGGTGTGGGGATGGCCGCCGTGCAGTTGGCGCGGCATCTCGGTGCCGAGGTGTACGCGACGGCCAGTCCCGGCAAGTGGGACGCGGTGCGCGCCCTCGGCATCGACGACGCGCATCTCGCCTCTTCCCGTACCGCGGAGTTCGAGGAGCGGTTCACCGCGCTGAGTGGTGGCGGCAGCGGCCCGCGCGGCGGTCGAATCGACGTGGTGCTGAACTCGCTGGTGCGGGAGTTGACGGACGCCTCGCTGCGTCTGGTGCGGCCGGGCGGCCGGTTCGTCGAGATGGGCAAGACCGATGTCCGTGACGCCGACGAGGTCGCGGCCCGACACGGCGTCGCCTACCGCGCGTTCGACCTGATGGATGCCGGGCCGGAGCGTATCGCCGTGATGCTGGCGGAGATCGTCGAGCTGTTCGAGCGAGGGCGGCTGCGGCCGGTCCCGGTGACGGCGTGGGACGTGCGGCAGGCACCCGCCGCGTTCCGGTTCCTGGCCCAGGCCCGGCATGTGGGCAAGGTCGTCCTGACGATGCCTCCCGAGTGGGACCCCGCCGGGACGGCCCTGATCACCGGTGGTTGCGGCGGGCTCGGCGCGGAGGTGGCCCGCCATCTGGTGCGTACCCGCCGAGTGGCGCACCTTGTACTCGCCGGGCGCCGTGGCCCGGACGCGGAGGGCGCGGCGGAACTCGTCGCCGAGCTCACCGCGGCGGGTGCGACGACCGTACGGGCCGTGGCCTGCGACGTGGCCGACCGGGCAGCGGTGGCGGACCTGTTGGCGTCGGTTCCGGCCGCACATCCGCTGACGGCCGTGGTGCACGCGGCGGGAGTACTCGACGACGGCGTTCTGGAATCGATGTCGCCCGGCCGACTCGACACGGTCTTCGGGCCCAAGGCCGACGGCGCCTGGCACCTGCATGAACTGACCCGGGACGCGGACCTGGCCGCGTTCGTCGTCTTCTCCTCCGCCGCGGGCACCGTCGGCGCCCACGGCCAGGCGAACTACGCCGCCGCCAACGCCTTCCTCGACGCGCTGGCCGAACACCGTCACGACCTCGGCCTCCCCGCCACGTCCCTGGCCTGGGGCCGATGGTCCGACGCCGGGGGAATGGCGTCGCGGCCGGGCGTTCCGGGACAGTCAACGCGGCCCGTACCGCCGGGAGTTGCCGGGCGGACTGAGCGGCACGGGCTGCCCTCGCTGCCCGCACCGCCCGGACCGGCAGCGCGGTCGGCGTCCACGGGCCGGGACCGGGCAGGGCACACACATGCCGGTGGTCTGTCCACCGAGGAGGGTCTCGCCCTCTTCGACGAGGCGCTCGCCGCAGGCCGGCCCGTATGGGTGCCGGCCCGCCTCGACCGGAAGGAACTGCGTGCCGCGGCCGAGGACGGCACGCTGCCCGCGCTGCTGCGCGGCCTGGCCCAGGTCGGCGAGACGGCGGCGGTGCCGGGCCGGGCGGCCGCGCTCCTGGAACGCCTGGCGACCCTTGCGCCCGAGGACCGCGGGGCGGCCGTGCTGGAGTTGGTGCGCGGTCAGGTCGCGCTGGTACTCGGCCACACCGCGCCCGGGAACGTGGCACCCCAACGCCCCTTCCAGGAGCTCGGGTTCGACTCCCTCACCGCCGTGGAACTGCGCAACCGGCTGGGCGCCGCGACCGGACTGACCCTGCCCACCACGCTGGTGTTCGACCACCCGACCCCCGCCGCACTCACCGAGTACGTCGAAGCCGAGCTGATGTCGCGGCTGGGCTCACCGGCCGATGCGGTTCTCAACCGGCTCGACGACTGGGCCGCCCACCTGGCGGCGACCCCACTGGACGACGGAGACCGGCAGCGGGTGGCGGACCGGCTGCGCACGATCGCCCTGCGGTACGGCGAGCGCGTACCCGCACAGGACAGAACGGGAGACGCACAGGACGGAACGGGAGGCGCACAGGACGACGGGACGACCGTCGCGGACGGGCTCGACCTGGCGACCGACGAGGAAGTCATCGACTTCATCAGCAAGGAGCTGGGCATCTCCTGA